Part of the Janibacter endophyticus genome is shown below.
TCCTCGCCGAGGTCGCCGACGGGACGGTCGCCGACGGGGCCGCCGCGCTCGACGCCGCCGTCGCCGCCCAGGCCGCCTGGGCCCAGGTCGCGCCCCGCGAGCGCTCCGAGCTGCTCCGCGCAGCCTTCGAGCTCATCGCCGAGCGCGCCGAGCACTTCGCGATGCTCATGACCCTCGAGATGGGCAAGCCGCTCGCCGAGGCCCGGGGCGAGGTGAAGTACGGCAACGAGTTCTTCCGCTGGTTCGCCGAGGAGGCCGTGCGCATCCACGGCCGCTACGCCGTCGCCCCGGACGGCGCGACCCGCCTCGTGACGACGAAGCAGCCGGTCGGCCCGACCTTCGCCATCACGCCGTGGAACTTCCCGCTCGCCATGGGCACCCGCAAGATCGGCCCCGCGCTCGCCGCCGGCTGCACCCTCGTCGTCAAGCCCGCGCACGAGACCCCGCTGACGATGCTCCTGCTCGCCAGGACGCTCGAGGAGGTCGGCCTTCCCGCCGGGGTCCTCAACGTCATCACGACGAGCCACTCGAGCGACGTCTCCGAGCCGATCATCCGCGACCCGCGCCTGCGCAAGCTGACCTTCACCGGGTCGACCGGCGTCGGCAAGGCGCTCGTCGAGCAGTCCGCCGAGCAGCTCCTCCGGCTGTCGATGGAGCTCGGAGGCAACGCCCCCTTCGTCGTCTTCGAGGACGCCGACCTCGACAAGGCCGTCGACGGAGCGATGCTCGCGAAGATGCGCAACATCGGCGAGGCGTGCACCGCCGCCAACCGCTTCATCGTCCACGAGAGCGTCGCCGAGGAGTTCGGCCGGCGGTTCGCCGAGCGGATGGGTGCGCTCAACGTCGGCAAGGGCACGGCGAAGGGGGTCGACGTCGGGCCGCTCATCACGGAGAAGGCCCGCACCGGTGTCGCCGAGCTCGTCGACGACGCGGTCGCTGGCGGCGCGAAGATCCTCACCGGCGGAGAGGTGCCCACCGGCAAGGGCTGGTTCTACCCGCCGACCGTCATCACCGGGGTCTCCGCGGACGCGCGGGTCCTGCGCGAGGAGATCTTCGGCCCGGTCGCACCGATCATCACCTTCACCACGGAGGAGCAGGCCGTCGAGCTCGCGAACTCCAGCGAGTACGGGCTCGTCGGCTACGTCTTCACCCAGGACAACGCCCGCGTCATCCGCGTCGCCGAGGCGCTCGAGTTCGGCATGGTCGGCGTCAACCAGGGCATCGTCTCCAACCCGTCGGCCCCCTTCGGCGGGGTCAAGCACTCCGGCTACGGGCGCGAGGGCGGCTTCGAGGGCATCGAGGAGTACCTCGAGACGAAGTACATCGGCATCGCCCTCTAGCGATGAGCCGTCCCTGGAAGAGCCGGCTGCAGCTGCTCGCCGGCCTGCTGCTCGTCGCGCTCGCGATCTGGCTGGTCCTCGGCAACGCGACCGAGGGCGAAGGGGGGTCCGCCGGGTCTTCCGCGTCCGTCACCACCCCTTCGTCCACGACGACCGGACGGGCCACCCCTTCGTCCCCGACGGGGGGACGGGCCACCCCTTCGTCCCCGACGGGACGAGGCACCCCGGACTCGGGGCTGCCGACGATGGTTGCCTCCGAGCTGCCCCGGGAGGGGCGCCAGACCCTCGAGCTGATCCACCGCGGCGGACCGTTCCCGTACGACAGGGACGGCACCCCCTTCCAGAACCGTGAGCGGATCCTGCCCTTGCAGCCCCGCGGCTACTACGCGGAGTACACGGTGCGCACACCGGGCGAGCGCGACCGGGGTGCCCGGCGGCTCGTCGTCGGCGACGACGGGGACGTCTACTGGACCGACGACCACTACGACAGCTTCCGCCAGGTCGAGGAGGACCGATGATCCGTCTCGACGCCGAGGCCGTCGACTCCCTGCTCGTCGAGGCGATGCACGGCAACCTCCACCTCCACGTCGTCGACGGCGGCCACGACCGGGAGAGCGCGTACGACGCCTTCGAGGCGGCCCTCGACCTGCCGGACTGGTTCGGCCGCAACCTCGACGCCCTCTACGACTGCCTCCTCGACATCGTCGACCGGCACGAGGGCCCGTGGACGCTGCTGTGGCTCCCCGCCGCCGGGTCGGAGGCGGCGGACGACGCCGGGCTGCTCGGGGTGCTCGCCGACCTCGAGATGGAGAGCGAGGGCCTCACCGTCGCCGTCGGCTGAGCGCTTGGGATGATGGGCCGGTGACGACACCCACCGCCAGCAGCCCCACGCGGGTCACCCTCCTCGGCTCCACGGGGTCCATCGGGACCCAGGGGCTCGACGTCATCGCCGCCCACGCCGAGCGCTTCGAGGTCGCCGCGCTCGCCGGAGGGTCCAACATCGCCCTGCTCGCAGAGCAGGCCGCCCGGTTCACCCCGCCGCTCGTCGCTGCCGCGACGGGGGACGAAGGGGGACTGCGCGCGGCCGTCGCGGCCGCGGCCGCGGCGGCCGGGGTCCGCGGGTACCACCCCGAGGTCCTCGTGGGTCCCGACGCGGCGACCGAGGTCGCCGGCCGCCCCGCCGACGTCGTCCTCAACGGCATCACCGGCGCGATCGGGCTGCGTCCGACGCTCGCCGCGCTGCGGGCGGGCGCCACCCTGGCCCTGGCCAACAAGGAGTCGCTCATCATCGGCGGGCCGCTCGTGCGCGACGTCGCGGCGCCCGACCAGATCGTGCCCGTCGACTCCGAGCACTCGGCGATCGCCCAGTGCCTGCGGGGAGGGCGTGCTGAGGAGGTCCGCCGGCTCGTCGTCACCGCGAGCGGCGGCCCCTTCCGCGGCCGCACCCGCGCAGAGCTCGCGGAGGTGACGCCGCAGGAGGCCCTGGCCCACCCGAACTTCGCCATGGGCCGGGTCATCACGACGAACTCGGCCACCCTGGTCAACAAGGGGCTCGAGGTCATCGAGGCCCACCTGCTCTTCGACATCCCCTTCGACCGGATCGCCACGGTCGTCCACCCGCAGCAGCAGATCCACTCCATGGTCGAGTTCCACGACGGCTCGACGATCGCCCAGATGGGGCCGCCGCGCATGCTCGTGCCGATCGCCCTCGGGCTGTCCTGGCCGGAGCGGCTGCCCGATGTCGACGAGCCGAGCGACTGGACCCAGACCTGGAGCTGGGACTTCGCCCCGATCGACGACGAGGCCTTCCCCGCGGTGCGTCTGGCCCGCGAGGTCGGGACCGCCGGTGGGACCTTCCCCGCCGTGTACAACGCCGCCAACGAGATCGCCGTCGACGCCTTCCACGACGGGGCGCTGTCCTTCGTCGGCATCGTCGACACGGTCGCGGCGGTCGTCGACCGGCACGACAGCAGCCAGTTCGACGCGCACAGCCTCGCCGGGGTCCTCGGGGCCGACGCGTGGGCGCGAGAGGTGGCAGCGCAGATCGTCGCCGGGTGAGACGATGATCCTCATGCTGTACGTCGCAGGGGTGCTCATCATCGCCGTGGGGATCGCGCTGTCCATCGCGCTCCACGAGATCGGGCACCTCGTGCCGGCGAAGCGCTTCGGGGTCCGCGTGCCCCAGTACATGGTCGGTTTCGGCCCGACGATCTGGTCGCGCCGCCACGGCGAGACCGAGTACGGCGTCAAGGCGATCCCGCTCGGCGGCTACATCCGGATGATCGGGATGTTCCCGCCCAAGCCCGGCGACGAGCCGGGCACGATCCGCACCTCGAGCACCGGGCGCTTCACCCAGCTCGCCGACGAGGCGCGGGCGCAGTCCTTCGAGGAGGTCCGCCCCGGCGACGAGGACCGTCTCTTCTACAAGCTGTCGGTGCCCCAGAAGGTCACCGTCATGCTCGGCGGGCCGATGATGAACCTCCTCATCGCCTTCCTGATCTTCGGCGGGATCTTCACGCTCTACGGCACCGCCCAGGCCACCCCCACCGTGTCCTCGGTCAGCGAGTGCGTCGACGTCAAGCGGGTCGGTCAGACCGCGGCGCAGGAGTGCACGCCGGACATGCCTGCGGCGCCGGCCAACGCCGCCGGGCTGCGCCCCGGCGACACCATCACCGCCGTCGACGGCCAGGCCGTGCAGACCTGGGACGAGGTCCGGACGGCGATCCGGGCCCACGCGGAGCAGGAGATGACCCTCACCGTCACCCGGGGCGGCGCGACCACCGAGCTCGTCGCGACGCCGATGTCGCTCGAGCAGCCCCGCATCGGCGAGGACGGTCGCTTCGTCACCGACGCGGCGGGGGAGTACGTGCTCGAAGAGGTCGGCTTCCTCGGTGCGTCCCCGAGCGTCGAGCGGGTCAAGGAGCCGGCCACCGCGGTGCCCGGGCTCTTCGCCGACATGCTCGGCCAGACCTTCGCCGCCGTCGGCAAGATCCCGCAGAAGCTCGTCGGGGTGTACCAGGCGGCGTTCAGCGGCCAGGAGCGCGACCCCGAGGGGCCCATGTCTGTCGTCGGTGTCGGCCGGGTCGCGGGCGAGGTCGCGAGCTCGGACGAGTTCGGCACCCCGGCGGAGAAGCTCATGATGCTCGTCAGCCTCATCGGCTCCCTCAACCTCATGCTCTTCGCCTTCAACCTCATCCCGCTCCTCCCGCTCGACGGCGGCCACGTCGCCGGGGCGTTGTGGGAGGGCGTGAAGAAGACCTGGGCCCGGGTGCGGGGCCTGCCCGACCCCGGCCCGGTCGACGTCGCGAAGGCGCTCCCGCTCGCGTACGGGGTCGCCCTGACCTTCATCGCCATGACGGTGCTGCTCGTCTACGCCGACATCGTCAAGCCGATCAGCCTGCTCTGACCGCTCGGCTGGTTCCCCACCGGTAGGCCTTGCGGGGCGGCCGGGTCCGGAGGACGGTCGAAGGGGTCGACCCGCCGGGTCGGGGAAGCAGGGGTCCCGCCATGCCAGCACCGAGCGCACCAGTCACCCGCCGAGCCTTCGGCCTCGCCGTGAGCAGCACCGCTGCGCTCGGCACCGCGACGCTCCTCGCGCCGCAGTCCGGGGCCGCGCCCCTCGAGACGTCCGCCTGCCCCACCGGCTGGGGTTCGCTGCCGGAGCGCCGCAGCGCCATGGTCCGCGGGCCGGTGATCAACGTCCGCACCGGTCGGCACGCCTGCTACGACAGGCTCGTCGTCGACGTGCGGGGGATCGCTGCCGCCGGCTACGACGTGCGCTACGTCCGGACCTTCCGGACCGACGGCGAGGGGCGGGTCATCCCCCTTCGTGGCGCCGCGGACCTCCAGATCGTCGTGCGGGCACCCTCCTACCCGCGCGGCTACACCCCCCGCAACCGGCTCGCGCTGCGCGACGTCAGCGGCTACCGGACCTTCCGGCAGGTCGCCTGGGGCGGCAGCTTCGAGGGGCAGACGACGATCGGGCTGGGCGTGCGCGCCCGGCTGCCCTTCCGCGTGTGGACGATGCGCAGCGGCACCATCCGCATGGTCGTCATCGACGTCGCCCACCGCTGGTGACCTGACACCGCGCATCCTGTGGGACGGGCCGGTCCGCCCCTCAGGGTGCGCCCAGGGCAACGGCGCATAATGGGAGCCATGACTGTCTCCCTCGGCATGCCGAAGGCCCCCGCACCCGTCCTCGCGCCCCGCCGCCAGACCCGCCAGATCCAGGTCGGCAAGGTCGGGGTCGGCAGCGACCACCCGATCTCCGTGCAGTCGATGACGACGACCCTCACCTCGGACGTCAACACGACGCTCCAGCAGATCGCCGAGCTCACCGCCGCCGGCTGCGACATCGTGCGCGTCGCCTGCCCGAGCCAGGACGACGCCGACGCGCTCGCCGAGATCGCGCAGCACAGCCAGATCCCGGTCATTGCCGACATCCACTTCCAGCCGAAGTACGTCTTCCAGGCCATCGAGGCCGGCTGCGCGGCCGTGCGCGTCAACCCGGGCAACATCCGCAGGTTCGACGACCAGGTCAAGGAGATCGCCCGGACCGCCAAGGACCATGGCACCTCGATCCGGATCGGCGTCAACGCCGGCTCGCTCGACAAGCGGCTCCTCGAGAAGTACGGCAAGGCGACGCCCGAGGCGCTCGTCGAGTCCGCGGTCTGGGAGGCCAGCCTCTTCGAGGAGCACGACTTCCACGACTTCAAGATCTCGGTCAAGCACAACGACCCGGTCGTCATGGTCCAGGCCTACGAGCTGCTCGCGAGCAAGGGCGACTGGCCGCTGCACCTCGGTGTCACCGAGGCCGGGCCCGCCTTCCAGGGCACGATCAAGTCGGCGACCGCCTTCGGTGCGCTGCTCTCCAAGGGCATCGGCGACACCATCCGCGTCTCCCTCTCGGCCCCGCCGGTCGAGGAGGTCAAGGTCGGCCTGCAGATCCTCCAGGGCCTCAACCTGCGGCCCCGCAAGCTTGAGATCGTCTCCTGCCCGTCCTGCGGCCGCGCCCAGGTCGACGTCTACAAGCTCGCCGACGAGGTGACCGCGGGTCTCGAGGGCATGACCGTCCCGCTGCGCGTCGCCGTCATGGGCTGCGTCGTCAACGGCCCCGGCGAGGCCCGCGAGGCCGACCTCGGGGTCGCCTCCGGCAACGGGAAGGGGCAGATCTTCGTCAAGGGCGAGGTCATCAAGACCGTGCCCGAGTCCCAGATCGTCGAGACCCTCATCGAGGAGGCCATGCGCCTCGCCGAGGAGATGGGCGAGCCGATCGACGGCGAGGAGGCCAGCGCGCCGAGCGTCACCGTCGGCTGACAGACTCAGGGAGTGCTGCGCACCAGGTCACCCGTCCGCCTCCTCACCCTGGAGGACCGTGACGCTGCCCTCGAGCTGTGCGCGCGTGACCCCGCGGCCAACGTCTACGTCGCGAGCCGCATCCTCGACGGGGCCCTCGGCCTGGG
Proteins encoded:
- a CDS encoding M50 family metallopeptidase, with amino-acid sequence MILMLYVAGVLIIAVGIALSIALHEIGHLVPAKRFGVRVPQYMVGFGPTIWSRRHGETEYGVKAIPLGGYIRMIGMFPPKPGDEPGTIRTSSTGRFTQLADEARAQSFEEVRPGDEDRLFYKLSVPQKVTVMLGGPMMNLLIAFLIFGGIFTLYGTAQATPTVSSVSECVDVKRVGQTAAQECTPDMPAAPANAAGLRPGDTITAVDGQAVQTWDEVRTAIRAHAEQEMTLTVTRGGATTELVATPMSLEQPRIGEDGRFVTDAAGEYVLEEVGFLGASPSVERVKEPATAVPGLFADMLGQTFAAVGKIPQKLVGVYQAAFSGQERDPEGPMSVVGVGRVAGEVASSDEFGTPAEKLMMLVSLIGSLNLMLFAFNLIPLLPLDGGHVAGALWEGVKKTWARVRGLPDPGPVDVAKALPLAYGVALTFIAMTVLLVYADIVKPISLL
- a CDS encoding NAD-dependent succinate-semialdehyde dehydrogenase yields the protein MAAVTQKSALELAPTQLYIGGEWRDGSSGQTFEVHDPATGRVLAEVADGTVADGAAALDAAVAAQAAWAQVAPRERSELLRAAFELIAERAEHFAMLMTLEMGKPLAEARGEVKYGNEFFRWFAEEAVRIHGRYAVAPDGATRLVTTKQPVGPTFAITPWNFPLAMGTRKIGPALAAGCTLVVKPAHETPLTMLLLARTLEEVGLPAGVLNVITTSHSSDVSEPIIRDPRLRKLTFTGSTGVGKALVEQSAEQLLRLSMELGGNAPFVVFEDADLDKAVDGAMLAKMRNIGEACTAANRFIVHESVAEEFGRRFAERMGALNVGKGTAKGVDVGPLITEKARTGVAELVDDAVAGGAKILTGGEVPTGKGWFYPPTVITGVSADARVLREEIFGPVAPIITFTTEEQAVELANSSEYGLVGYVFTQDNARVIRVAEALEFGMVGVNQGIVSNPSAPFGGVKHSGYGREGGFEGIEEYLETKYIGIAL
- the dxr gene encoding 1-deoxy-D-xylulose-5-phosphate reductoisomerase; amino-acid sequence: MTTPTASSPTRVTLLGSTGSIGTQGLDVIAAHAERFEVAALAGGSNIALLAEQAARFTPPLVAAATGDEGGLRAAVAAAAAAAGVRGYHPEVLVGPDAATEVAGRPADVVLNGITGAIGLRPTLAALRAGATLALANKESLIIGGPLVRDVAAPDQIVPVDSEHSAIAQCLRGGRAEEVRRLVVTASGGPFRGRTRAELAEVTPQEALAHPNFAMGRVITTNSATLVNKGLEVIEAHLLFDIPFDRIATVVHPQQQIHSMVEFHDGSTIAQMGPPRMLVPIALGLSWPERLPDVDEPSDWTQTWSWDFAPIDDEAFPAVRLAREVGTAGGTFPAVYNAANEIAVDAFHDGALSFVGIVDTVAAVVDRHDSSQFDAHSLAGVLGADAWAREVAAQIVAG
- a CDS encoding ribonuclease domain-containing protein encodes the protein MSRPWKSRLQLLAGLLLVALAIWLVLGNATEGEGGSAGSSASVTTPSSTTTGRATPSSPTGGRATPSSPTGRGTPDSGLPTMVASELPREGRQTLELIHRGGPFPYDRDGTPFQNRERILPLQPRGYYAEYTVRTPGERDRGARRLVVGDDGDVYWTDDHYDSFRQVEEDR
- a CDS encoding barstar family protein is translated as MIRLDAEAVDSLLVEAMHGNLHLHVVDGGHDRESAYDAFEAALDLPDWFGRNLDALYDCLLDIVDRHEGPWTLLWLPAAGSEAADDAGLLGVLADLEMESEGLTVAVG
- the ispG gene encoding flavodoxin-dependent (E)-4-hydroxy-3-methylbut-2-enyl-diphosphate synthase translates to MTVSLGMPKAPAPVLAPRRQTRQIQVGKVGVGSDHPISVQSMTTTLTSDVNTTLQQIAELTAAGCDIVRVACPSQDDADALAEIAQHSQIPVIADIHFQPKYVFQAIEAGCAAVRVNPGNIRRFDDQVKEIARTAKDHGTSIRIGVNAGSLDKRLLEKYGKATPEALVESAVWEASLFEEHDFHDFKISVKHNDPVVMVQAYELLASKGDWPLHLGVTEAGPAFQGTIKSATAFGALLSKGIGDTIRVSLSAPPVEEVKVGLQILQGLNLRPRKLEIVSCPSCGRAQVDVYKLADEVTAGLEGMTVPLRVAVMGCVVNGPGEAREADLGVASGNGKGQIFVKGEVIKTVPESQIVETLIEEAMRLAEEMGEPIDGEEASAPSVTVG
- a CDS encoding AMIN-like domain-containing (lipo)protein; this translates as MPAPSAPVTRRAFGLAVSSTAALGTATLLAPQSGAAPLETSACPTGWGSLPERRSAMVRGPVINVRTGRHACYDRLVVDVRGIAAAGYDVRYVRTFRTDGEGRVIPLRGAADLQIVVRAPSYPRGYTPRNRLALRDVSGYRTFRQVAWGGSFEGQTTIGLGVRARLPFRVWTMRSGTIRMVVIDVAHRW